From the genome of Winogradskyella forsetii, one region includes:
- the pdxA gene encoding 4-hydroxythreonine-4-phosphate dehydrogenase PdxA: protein MKQKSVIVGISVGDLNGIGPEIIIKAYEDPRSLELSTPVIFASDKTMLFFKNHFKSKINFFNIESAEKAALGKVNVVNVWNEPVNIDFGKEDKKMGEYAIKSLEAATNALKEGTIDVLVTAPINKHNIQSDTFNFPGHTDFLAKALNGKSLMFMVSDELRVGLLTDHVPLKDASQTITEDLIKEKLATVIKSLKQDFGIRKPKVAVLAINPHAGDNGVIGNEDDTILKPTLEKIKSDGDLVYGPYSADSFFGSNTYKNFDAIIASYHDQGLIPFKTIAFGQGVNYTAGLDKVRTSPDHGTAYEIAGKGIADESSMKQAIVMAIKIFNHRKLHTHYSQNPLKKTSR, encoded by the coding sequence ATGAAGCAAAAATCGGTTATTGTCGGAATATCAGTTGGAGACCTTAATGGAATTGGGCCAGAAATTATCATTAAAGCTTATGAGGATCCAAGGTCCTTAGAATTGAGCACACCAGTGATTTTTGCCTCTGATAAGACCATGCTGTTTTTTAAGAACCATTTTAAAAGTAAAATCAACTTTTTTAATATTGAGTCCGCCGAAAAAGCTGCTCTTGGAAAAGTTAACGTGGTGAATGTTTGGAATGAACCCGTAAATATAGATTTTGGAAAAGAGGATAAAAAAATGGGTGAGTATGCCATAAAATCCCTTGAAGCGGCAACCAATGCCTTGAAAGAAGGAACTATTGACGTTTTGGTAACAGCTCCAATTAATAAGCACAATATTCAATCGGACACCTTTAATTTCCCTGGTCATACCGATTTTTTAGCGAAAGCATTAAATGGTAAAAGTCTAATGTTTATGGTCTCAGACGAATTGCGTGTAGGACTTTTAACTGATCACGTTCCTTTGAAAGATGCTAGTCAAACCATAACTGAAGACCTTATAAAAGAAAAACTGGCAACAGTTATAAAATCCCTAAAACAAGATTTTGGAATTAGAAAACCGAAAGTTGCTGTACTAGCTATTAATCCGCACGCAGGTGATAATGGTGTAATTGGCAATGAAGATGATACCATTTTGAAACCGACATTGGAAAAAATAAAATCTGATGGCGATCTGGTGTACGGACCTTATTCTGCGGATAGTTTTTTTGGATCTAACACTTACAAAAATTTTGATGCGATTATCGCATCATATCACGATCAAGGTTTAATTCCGTTTAAAACCATAGCTTTCGGTCAAGGGGTGAATTACACGGCTGGTCTAGATAAAGTAAGAACATCGCCAGACCATGGCACGGCGTACGAAATTGCAGGAAAAGGAATCGCTGACGAAAGCTCAATGAAACAAGCTATTGTTATGGCAATAAAAATTTTTAATCATAGAAAGCTACATACACATTATAGCCAGAACCCTTTAAAAAAGACCTCTAGATAA
- a CDS encoding YceD family protein: MKALKSYTIPFVGLKIGEHHFDFQIDNTFFEHFEYDEFNAVDINIDLKFEKKSTLLELHFSAEGLVNIDCDITNEPYDQSISDSFKLVVKFGNEYNDDNEDILIVPHGEYEINVAQYIYELIVLAVPVKRVHPGIEDGTLQSDILSKLEELSPNEDIKTKSSEDIDPRWNNLKKLLTDK, encoded by the coding sequence ATGAAGGCATTAAAATCTTATACAATTCCTTTCGTAGGACTAAAAATAGGAGAGCACCATTTTGATTTTCAGATTGACAATACGTTCTTTGAGCATTTTGAATATGATGAATTTAATGCAGTTGATATAAATATTGACTTGAAATTCGAAAAAAAGTCAACACTTTTAGAGTTGCATTTTTCGGCAGAAGGTTTGGTAAACATCGATTGTGACATTACTAACGAACCTTATGACCAGTCCATCAGCGACAGTTTTAAGTTGGTTGTTAAATTTGGAAACGAGTATAATGACGATAATGAAGATATTTTGATTGTACCACATGGCGAATATGAAATTAATGTGGCACAATATATATATGAACTTATTGTTTTAGCCGTTCCTGTCAAGCGTGTTCATCCTGGTATTGAAGACGGTACATTACAGTCCGATATACTTTCAAAATTAGAAGAACTTAGTCCAAACGAGGACATCAAAACAAAATCATCAGAGGATATTGATCCTCGTTGGAATAATTTAAAAAAACTATTAACGGATAAATAA
- a CDS encoding glycosyltransferase, with protein MISVIMSVYNAEKYLKEAIDSILNQTYQDFEFIIFNDCSTDKSTTILKQYEENHPKIKVINNTENLGLTKNLNSAIAIANGEYIARMDADDVSKPNRFETQMAFLAKHTHIDILGTFSNDIDENGKIRRTRTVPVRHSDIIEMLPKLSPISHPTVIFKKASLAKIGFYNPKYRTSQDLEMWFRAASAGLIFHNIPEYLFEYRVDTTFLSRKNFQFRCNDCKLRLEGYKRIKLPWYKYIYAFIPLALGMVPNSIYMQLRRLDPR; from the coding sequence ATGATATCAGTAATTATGTCCGTTTACAATGCCGAGAAGTATTTAAAAGAGGCCATTGATAGTATTTTAAACCAAACGTATCAAGATTTTGAGTTTATAATTTTCAACGACTGTTCAACAGATAAGTCAACGACTATTTTAAAACAGTACGAAGAGAACCACCCAAAAATTAAAGTTATAAATAACACAGAAAATTTAGGCCTCACTAAAAACTTAAATAGCGCAATTGCTATTGCAAATGGAGAATATATTGCAAGGATGGACGCTGATGATGTGTCAAAACCAAATAGGTTTGAAACGCAGATGGCTTTTTTAGCAAAGCATACACATATAGATATTTTAGGAACCTTTTCCAATGATATCGATGAAAACGGTAAAATTAGGCGAACGCGAACCGTACCTGTGAGACATAGCGATATCATTGAAATGCTACCAAAGCTTAGTCCCATATCTCACCCAACAGTAATATTCAAAAAAGCGAGTTTGGCTAAAATAGGATTTTACAATCCTAAATACAGAACGTCTCAGGATTTAGAAATGTGGTTCAGGGCAGCAAGTGCAGGTTTAATATTTCATAATATTCCTGAATACTTATTTGAATATAGAGTCGATACGACGTTTTTATCAAGAAAAAACTTTCAATTTAGATGTAATGATTGTAAACTAAGATTAGAAGGTTACAAACGCATTAAATTGCCATGGTACAAATATATTTATGCGTTTATTCCATTGGCATTGGGAATGGTACCTAATTCTATCTATATGCAATTAAGAAGATTGGATCCGAGATAA
- a CDS encoding beta-ketoacyl-ACP synthase III, which yields MSKITAAITAVGGYVPDYVLTNKVLETMVETNDEWITTRTGIKERRILKEDGKGTSFLAIKAAEDLIQKKGLDPKEIDLVIVCTATPDMKAAATASYTATQIGAVNAFAYDLEAACSSFLFGMSTASAYIESGRYKKILLIGADKNSSFINYKDRATCIIFGDGAGAVLFEPNEEGLGLQDELLKSNGEGREFLQATYGGSSYPINEDTFKEGKHYIFQDGKTVFKNAVFNMADVSERIMKRNDLTNDDIAWLVAHQANKRIIDATANRINLEDEKVMMNIQRYGNTTSATLPLLLFDYESQLKKGDKLIFAAFGGGFTWGSIYFKWAYNS from the coding sequence ATGAGTAAAATCACAGCGGCAATTACAGCTGTCGGAGGCTACGTACCAGACTATGTTTTAACCAATAAGGTTCTTGAAACTATGGTTGAGACTAATGACGAGTGGATTACCACAAGAACAGGTATTAAGGAACGTAGAATTCTTAAGGAAGACGGAAAGGGAACATCGTTTTTAGCCATTAAAGCTGCCGAAGATTTAATTCAGAAAAAGGGATTGGATCCAAAAGAAATAGATTTGGTAATTGTTTGTACGGCAACTCCAGATATGAAAGCGGCTGCAACGGCATCATATACCGCAACACAAATTGGAGCAGTCAATGCCTTTGCTTACGATTTGGAAGCCGCCTGTTCTAGCTTTCTATTCGGTATGTCCACAGCATCAGCCTATATTGAATCTGGTCGTTACAAAAAAATTCTATTAATAGGTGCAGATAAAAATTCATCTTTTATTAATTATAAAGATAGAGCTACTTGTATCATTTTTGGTGATGGCGCGGGTGCCGTGCTTTTTGAACCGAATGAAGAAGGTTTGGGTCTGCAAGATGAATTGTTGAAAAGTAATGGCGAAGGTCGTGAATTTTTACAAGCGACTTATGGAGGTTCTTCATACCCTATAAATGAAGATACATTTAAGGAAGGAAAACACTATATTTTTCAAGATGGGAAAACGGTATTTAAAAATGCGGTTTTTAATATGGCGGATGTGTCAGAAAGGATAATGAAAAGAAATGATCTTACCAATGACGACATTGCCTGGCTAGTGGCACATCAAGCTAATAAGCGAATTATTGATGCAACGGCGAACAGAATTAATTTAGAAGACGAGAAAGTAATGATGAATATTCAGAGGTACGGAAACACCACTTCTGCAACGCTTCCATTATTATTGTTTGATTACGAATCGCAGCTTAAAAAAGGCGATAAATTAATATTCGCTGCCTTTGGTGGCGGATTTACTTGGGGCTCCATTTATTTCAAATGGGCCTATAATTCCTAA
- a CDS encoding ATP-grasp fold amidoligase family protein translates to MFNFNEFIKQIASKSLFGTLLYAKTRAIYEKFMMHRFTDYDYIKHTYKKRFGHAINLKNPQTYTEKLQWLKLFYRNDSMPIVTDKYEVHSYLSKLGYKHLLNDVIGVYTNADDIDFDTLPKSFVAKATHGCSSNLICKDKNELDWSKWQNIMNSWLKLNVYALGREWNYKDIKPRIIIEKLIEHQPLIDYKFMCFNGEPKYLQINNDLDGVHYVDFYDIDWNRVDFTYNKFKKSNHVLPIPPQFEEMKRLATKLSAPFPYVRVDFYNPPGKILFGELTFFPGSGLLPLIPVKNNYDLLLGSQLKLPTANHNLLLLNK, encoded by the coding sequence ATGTTTAATTTTAATGAATTTATAAAGCAAATTGCCTCTAAATCCCTTTTTGGGACACTGTTGTATGCGAAAACAAGAGCGATATATGAGAAATTTATGATGCATAGATTTACAGATTATGACTATATAAAACACACCTATAAAAAGAGATTTGGTCACGCCATTAACCTAAAAAACCCTCAAACATATACTGAAAAGTTACAATGGCTGAAGTTGTTTTACAGAAATGATAGTATGCCCATTGTTACGGATAAATATGAAGTGCACTCCTATTTATCTAAGTTGGGATATAAACATTTACTCAACGATGTCATTGGTGTATATACCAATGCAGATGATATTGATTTTGACACATTGCCAAAATCTTTCGTAGCTAAAGCAACTCATGGCTGTAGTTCTAATTTAATATGCAAAGATAAAAATGAGTTAGATTGGAGTAAATGGCAAAACATTATGAATTCTTGGTTAAAATTAAATGTGTATGCATTAGGTAGGGAATGGAACTATAAAGACATTAAGCCTAGAATCATAATAGAAAAATTGATTGAACATCAACCGCTCATTGATTATAAATTTATGTGCTTTAATGGAGAACCAAAATATTTACAAATCAATAATGATTTAGACGGAGTTCACTATGTGGATTTTTATGATATTGATTGGAATCGGGTAGATTTTACGTATAATAAATTCAAAAAGTCCAATCACGTTTTACCAATTCCTCCACAATTTGAAGAAATGAAAAGACTTGCGACAAAACTAAGCGCTCCATTTCCTTATGTAAGAGTTGATTTTTACAATCCACCTGGTAAAATTCTTTTTGGGGAGTTAACATTTTTCCCAGGAAGTGGTTTACTTCCGCTTATTCCAGTAAAAAATAATTATGATCTTTTATTGGGTTCACAGCTAAAACTGCCCACAGCAAACCATAATTTGCTTTTACTGAACAAGTAA
- a CDS encoding ATP-grasp domain-containing protein, whose protein sequence is MKKIIFLTNYKNIIPQRSNEIEGLKLNIVSDVLEAQGFHCEEMSINEFVLQLNEQESIDGVYFFYTSSQYPIYKSYILDILLQIKLRGGILIPELRHFISHENKNFQELEKVRLGIKSPYGIPFGTYEEGLEALSNTSYPVVLKKATGFRSRNVKLANNTEEGKRILSKLLERNLKFNRDSLYYLYRRFKNKKHYPRRFGKIIIQEFLPNLTHDWKILVFGNCCIGGKRFVKKNDFRASGSKLYSLEQDPPDSVLSFALRNKQILECPNISMDISENQGDIQLLEYQTMHFSLLAWKSIHYFEFEDGSWKKKLITNELEYFMGLGINEHIKSLENNSI, encoded by the coding sequence ATGAAAAAAATAATTTTCCTTACGAACTATAAAAACATTATTCCACAACGGAGTAATGAGATTGAAGGGTTAAAATTAAATATTGTTTCAGACGTATTAGAGGCACAAGGTTTTCATTGTGAAGAAATGTCAATTAACGAATTTGTTTTACAATTAAATGAGCAAGAAAGCATTGATGGTGTTTATTTCTTTTATACCAGCAGTCAATATCCGATTTATAAGAGTTATATTCTAGATATTCTACTTCAAATTAAATTAAGAGGAGGGATCTTAATCCCTGAGCTGAGGCATTTTATATCGCATGAGAATAAAAATTTTCAAGAACTTGAGAAAGTCAGATTAGGAATTAAAAGTCCTTATGGTATTCCTTTTGGGACCTACGAAGAAGGTTTAGAGGCTTTGAGTAATACCTCTTATCCTGTGGTATTGAAGAAGGCGACAGGATTTAGGAGCAGAAATGTAAAGCTTGCTAATAACACAGAGGAAGGAAAACGAATACTTTCTAAACTGTTAGAACGAAATTTAAAATTTAACAGGGATAGCCTTTACTATCTTTATAGGAGATTTAAGAATAAAAAGCATTACCCAAGGAGGTTTGGAAAGATTATCATTCAAGAGTTTTTACCCAATCTTACTCATGATTGGAAAATTCTTGTCTTTGGAAATTGTTGTATCGGAGGGAAGCGTTTCGTTAAAAAAAATGATTTTAGGGCTTCTGGGAGTAAGTTGTATTCACTAGAACAAGACCCACCAGATAGCGTCTTGAGTTTTGCATTGAGGAACAAACAGATTTTAGAATGTCCTAATATATCCATGGATATTTCAGAAAATCAAGGAGATATACAATTATTGGAGTACCAAACCATGCATTTTTCCTTGTTGGCTTGGAAATCTATTCACTATTTTGAATTTGAGGATGGTAGTTGGAAAAAGAAATTAATAACTAATGAGCTCGAGTATTTTATGGGACTTGGAATCAATGAACATATAAAGAGCTTAGAAAACAATTCAATTTAG
- a CDS encoding polysaccharide biosynthesis/export family protein → MNFNLTKIVEGKSTKKFIILILVTSLMGCASSKKIDYFQKKEGVEINENFTNYEPTIQFGDIININVSSAEPEAALPYNLYESQGNGVARPLPYLVNASGEINFPSLGEIKVAGLTIQQVTAELNKKLRPYLNNPIINIRFVNFKISVLGEVRSPGTYTITNERITIIEAIALAGDLTIYGERKSVTLIREQNGKRTLTTIDLTDRALFNSPNYFLAQNDVIYVESNKTRVNSSSVGPNSYIIVSIVSVLISIAAIIIR, encoded by the coding sequence ATGAATTTTAATCTAACGAAAATAGTTGAAGGCAAATCAACAAAAAAATTTATAATTCTTATTCTCGTCACATCATTAATGGGGTGTGCATCCTCTAAAAAAATAGATTATTTTCAGAAAAAAGAAGGCGTAGAAATAAATGAAAATTTTACCAATTATGAGCCAACAATTCAATTTGGAGATATTATAAATATCAACGTATCATCTGCAGAACCAGAAGCGGCTCTTCCCTATAACCTATACGAAAGTCAAGGTAATGGTGTTGCTAGACCTTTGCCCTATTTGGTTAATGCAAGTGGTGAAATTAATTTTCCTTCGCTTGGAGAAATTAAAGTGGCAGGCCTGACTATTCAACAAGTTACAGCAGAGCTAAACAAAAAACTACGACCGTATTTAAATAATCCTATTATTAATATACGGTTTGTAAATTTTAAAATCTCTGTTTTAGGTGAAGTGCGTTCGCCAGGTACGTATACCATAACAAATGAAAGGATTACTATAATTGAAGCAATAGCACTGGCGGGAGACTTAACCATTTATGGAGAGCGCAAATCGGTGACCTTAATTCGTGAGCAAAACGGAAAACGAACTTTGACAACTATTGACCTTACCGATAGAGCATTATTTAATTCTCCTAATTACTTTCTGGCTCAAAATGATGTTATCTACGTAGAATCGAATAAAACCAGAGTTAACTCCTCTTCTGTAGGACCAAACTCTTATATTATTGTATCGATTGTATCTGTTCTAATTTCTATCGCTGCTATTATCATTAGGTAA
- a CDS encoding GumC family protein has product MKKNIDSQDDDFQRDRIDLRDTIKKYSYYWKFFLIGIALALALAFAYLKFATYEYEVSSTILINDEENDGGSTSEISVFQDLGLFAGPKTSIDTEIGILKSKSIIERVVKDLGLNITYFVKNGLVTKEIYKDQMPFKIHFLLNDQGLNNLNSSFTIKSISNNKYELFDSNGNKISTGGFGEKMSWDFGDIIVTPNQIEKKEQSEILIKISPLEEVAISFKKRIEITAENPKSNLLILKLQDPIKQKAIEVLDSLVWYYNQDAINYKNLIAKNTNEFLNSRIDDVSAELTGLDQGVETYKSENQLSNIDYESNITLASNASLTKQIAELNSQIKLIDYLIDYMSTNKDDLIPDNLGMLDDNMNQNAIKYNNLLLDRNRILKGANSENPIVLNLNDQIKSLRESIDRSLINQRSSLRITLNEARRQEEKLNSQIYSTPKKEREIKVITRQQEIIETLYLYLLQKREENSISAAVSAPYAIIIDKAYGSSVPVAPRKIIVLISSLLLGFLIPAFILMLKALFNNKINTYEDVKNTVKAALIGDIPKANIKKGIISFGTKKNDHIVESFRLLRTNIIHQLSGESRHTIFITSTISEEGKTFISTNLATSFALLNKKVLLIEANIRNPKISHYLKLKSEHGLFHFLTDENLKANDVITHYKDQNFDIIDAGVTIGKPSEVLNSDRFEELLNYGKTNYDYVIVETPAVNADSDTLMLAHYADLFLYTIRANYLTERLLSVPKMLHEKNRLPNMNILMNAIDYNKLGYDNTNVKKSLWKRIFR; this is encoded by the coding sequence ATGAAAAAAAACATAGATAGCCAAGACGACGACTTTCAACGCGATAGAATTGATCTTAGGGATACCATTAAAAAGTATAGCTATTATTGGAAATTCTTTTTAATAGGAATTGCCTTAGCTTTGGCTCTGGCTTTTGCCTATTTAAAATTCGCGACTTACGAATACGAAGTGTCGTCAACCATTTTAATAAACGATGAAGAAAACGATGGAGGCTCGACTTCCGAGATCTCTGTTTTCCAAGATTTAGGTTTGTTTGCAGGGCCTAAAACTTCTATCGATACGGAAATAGGCATATTAAAATCAAAATCTATAATTGAAAGAGTCGTCAAAGACTTGGGTCTGAACATCACTTATTTTGTAAAAAATGGATTGGTTACCAAAGAAATTTATAAAGACCAAATGCCTTTTAAAATTCATTTTTTGCTAAATGACCAAGGCTTGAATAATTTAAATTCATCCTTTACCATAAAATCAATTTCTAACAATAAGTACGAACTATTTGATAGTAACGGCAATAAAATTAGTACAGGTGGTTTTGGCGAGAAAATGTCTTGGGATTTTGGTGATATTATAGTAACACCTAATCAAATAGAGAAAAAGGAACAGTCGGAAATATTGATAAAAATAAGTCCGTTAGAGGAAGTTGCCATTTCATTTAAAAAACGAATTGAAATAACGGCTGAGAATCCAAAATCTAATCTGCTAATTCTCAAGTTACAAGATCCAATTAAACAAAAAGCTATAGAAGTGTTAGATAGCTTAGTTTGGTATTACAACCAAGATGCCATTAATTATAAAAATCTTATCGCAAAAAACACCAACGAATTTCTAAACAGCAGAATAGATGATGTTTCTGCAGAATTAACAGGTTTGGATCAAGGTGTTGAAACCTATAAATCCGAAAATCAACTCAGCAATATAGATTACGAATCAAATATAACGTTAGCATCAAACGCCTCACTAACCAAGCAAATAGCTGAATTAAACTCACAAATAAAATTAATAGACTATCTCATTGATTACATGTCCACTAATAAGGATGACTTAATTCCCGATAATTTAGGCATGCTCGATGACAATATGAATCAGAACGCCATAAAATATAACAACTTATTATTAGATAGAAATAGGATATTGAAAGGTGCAAATAGCGAAAACCCAATTGTTCTTAATTTGAATGATCAAATTAAAAGTTTACGGGAAAGTATTGACCGCAGTTTAATAAATCAACGCTCATCATTAAGAATTACATTAAACGAAGCGCGGCGACAAGAGGAAAAATTAAACTCCCAAATTTATTCGACTCCAAAAAAAGAAAGAGAAATAAAAGTTATTACAAGGCAGCAAGAAATTATTGAAACATTATACCTCTACTTGTTGCAAAAACGAGAGGAGAACTCAATATCTGCAGCTGTATCTGCACCATATGCCATAATAATTGATAAGGCATACGGAAGTAGCGTGCCAGTTGCGCCAAGGAAAATAATAGTGTTAATATCAAGTTTACTGTTGGGTTTTCTTATACCCGCTTTCATACTTATGCTAAAAGCATTATTTAACAATAAGATAAACACTTACGAAGATGTCAAAAACACAGTCAAAGCCGCATTAATTGGTGATATTCCGAAAGCTAATATTAAAAAAGGAATCATTTCTTTCGGCACTAAAAAAAATGACCATATTGTAGAATCTTTTCGACTATTGCGGACAAATATTATCCATCAGCTTTCTGGTGAAAGTAGACATACCATTTTTATAACATCCACTATTAGTGAAGAAGGGAAAACATTTATTTCTACTAATTTGGCAACTTCATTCGCATTATTAAACAAAAAGGTTTTATTAATTGAAGCCAACATTAGAAACCCTAAAATTTCACATTACCTTAAATTAAAATCTGAACATGGCTTGTTTCATTTTTTAACGGATGAAAATTTAAAAGCCAATGACGTTATAACACACTATAAAGATCAAAATTTTGATATTATTGATGCTGGCGTAACTATTGGAAAACCATCCGAGGTACTTAATAGCGATCGTTTTGAAGAACTTCTTAATTATGGTAAAACCAATTACGATTATGTCATAGTTGAAACACCTGCTGTAAATGCGGATTCTGATACATTAATGCTAGCCCATTATGCCGATTTATTTTTATACACTATAAGAGCAAATTATTTAACGGAAAGATTGCTGAGCGTACCAAAAATGTTACACGAAAAGAATCGACTACCTAACATGAATATATTAATGAACGCTATCGATTATAACAAATTGGGCTATGATAATACTAATGTAAAAAAATCTTTATGGAAAAGAATTTTTAGATAA
- a CDS encoding PID-CTERM protein-sorting domain-containing protein produces MQNKYILASILVFLVGFGSMAQGGTPPPPMPPPPPGLPIDGGIIALFAIALTYGIYKTFKLSSKNGS; encoded by the coding sequence ATGCAGAACAAGTATATATTAGCCTCAATATTAGTTTTTTTAGTAGGTTTCGGATCTATGGCTCAAGGAGGTACACCTCCTCCACCAATGCCTCCTCCACCTCCTGGACTTCCAATTGATGGTGGAATTATTGCATTATTTGCTATTGCCTTGACTTACGGTATTTATAAAACCTTCAAATTATCCTCTAAAAATGGGTCTTAA
- a CDS encoding riboflavin synthase, which translates to MFTGIIEDLGTINKLVKEGGNLHITVKTSITNELKIDQSVAHNGVCLTVINIEGDNYTVTAIQETLDKTNLGLLKENHPVNIERAMKLGDRLDGHIVQGHVDQTAYCTAISEKDGSWVFSFEYDKDLNNVTIEKGSITVNGVSLTVVNSELNSFSVAIIPYTYNHTTFKNLKIGDLVNLEFDVIGKYVKRLNELRN; encoded by the coding sequence ATGTTTACTGGTATAATTGAAGATCTGGGTACGATTAACAAATTGGTAAAAGAAGGTGGTAATCTTCATATTACGGTTAAAACGTCTATTACAAATGAATTAAAAATAGACCAAAGTGTAGCGCATAACGGCGTCTGTTTGACAGTGATTAATATTGAAGGTGATAACTATACCGTTACTGCCATACAGGAAACTTTAGATAAAACCAATCTTGGTTTACTTAAAGAGAATCATCCTGTAAATATTGAGCGTGCCATGAAACTCGGCGATCGATTAGATGGCCATATTGTTCAAGGTCATGTGGACCAGACGGCCTACTGTACGGCTATTTCTGAAAAAGATGGTAGCTGGGTTTTTAGTTTTGAATACGATAAAGACCTGAATAATGTGACCATAGAAAAAGGCTCAATCACTGTAAACGGCGTGAGTTTAACGGTTGTTAATTCTGAATTGAACAGTTTTTCCGTAGCCATAATACCATACACTTATAATCATACTACTTTTAAGAATTTAAAAATAGGGGATTTAGTAAATTTAGAATTCGATGTGATCGGAAAATACGTAAAACGACTTAATGAACTTAGAAATTAA
- the rpmF gene encoding 50S ribosomal protein L32: MAHPKRKISKTRRDKRRTHYKASVPQIATCPTTGEPHLYHRAHWHEGKLYYRGQVLIDNSVEEENAA, from the coding sequence ATGGCACATCCAAAGCGTAAAATTTCGAAAACAAGAAGAGATAAAAGAAGAACACATTACAAAGCTTCTGTACCTCAAATAGCAACTTGCCCAACAACTGGTGAGCCACACTTATACCATAGAGCTCATTGGCACGAAGGTAAATTATATTACAGAGGTCAAGTTCTTATTGACAATTCTGTAGAAGAAGAAAACGCAGCATAA
- a CDS encoding ATP-grasp domain-containing protein gives MRKIIFLTNYKNIIPQRNHEIEGLNLKLLAEVLRANDFHCEEITINTFIEQLKEQENIEGVYFFYTSSQYPIYKSFILDILVQITLRGGILVPEIRHFLAHENKNFQELEKVRIGIRSPYGIPIGTYDEGVETLKKVSYPTVIKKYTGFRSRNVKLANNIEEGKKILSKMLENNFQLSLDGLYYIYRRFKNKEHYPKKFGKLIIQEFVPDLTHDWKILVLGDKCLGGKRYVRKNDFRASGSKLYEMEEDPPEIVLSFALKCKQQLNCPNVSLDISEKNGDLQLLEYQTMHFAILGGDPDYYFQKDQEIWHKREITKDIEYYMGIGIVDYIKNIE, from the coding sequence ATGAGAAAAATTATATTTCTTACTAATTATAAAAATATTATTCCGCAGCGAAATCATGAGATAGAGGGTTTAAATTTAAAACTCCTCGCAGAAGTCTTAAGGGCAAATGATTTTCATTGTGAGGAGATTACAATTAACACATTTATAGAACAATTAAAAGAGCAAGAAAATATAGAAGGCGTTTATTTCTTTTACACAAGTAGTCAATACCCAATATATAAAAGCTTTATTCTCGATATTCTTGTTCAAATAACATTGAGAGGTGGAATATTAGTACCTGAGATTAGACATTTTCTAGCTCACGAAAACAAAAATTTTCAAGAGCTAGAAAAAGTAAGGATTGGTATTAGAAGTCCATATGGAATACCAATTGGAACGTATGACGAAGGTGTTGAAACGCTCAAAAAAGTATCGTATCCCACTGTCATAAAGAAGTACACGGGTTTTCGCAGTAGAAATGTAAAACTTGCAAATAATATTGAAGAAGGCAAAAAAATACTATCTAAAATGTTGGAAAACAACTTTCAACTTAGTCTTGATGGCCTTTATTACATTTATAGACGGTTTAAGAATAAAGAACACTACCCTAAAAAATTCGGAAAATTAATTATTCAAGAATTCGTACCAGACCTAACTCACGATTGGAAAATATTAGTATTAGGCGATAAATGCCTGGGTGGCAAACGCTATGTGAGAAAAAATGACTTTAGAGCTTCAGGAAGTAAGTTATACGAAATGGAAGAAGATCCACCAGAAATCGTACTAAGCTTTGCATTAAAATGTAAGCAGCAATTAAATTGTCCTAACGTTTCTTTAGATATTTCTGAAAAGAATGGGGATTTACAATTGTTAGAATACCAGACAATGCACTTTGCAATATTGGGAGGAGATCCGGATTATTATTTTCAGAAAGACCAAGAAATTTGGCATAAACGAGAAATAACTAAAGACATAGAATACTATATGGGAATTGGTATAGTTGATTATATAAAAAATATCGAATAA